The Teredinibacter sp. KSP-S5-2 genome includes a window with the following:
- the waaA gene encoding lipid IV(A) 3-deoxy-D-manno-octulosonic acid transferase, whose product MKLPMRSLYSLAFSVMLPAVFIKLWRRGKTQPAYRQRWKERLGLIDYPKLNQQPIWIHTVSVGEFLAARPVIQHILDTYNAPVVVTTMTPTGSEQVVKAFADQVYHCYLPYDLPYLLSPFFSTLKPKAVIIMETELWPNLIDGCHKRQIPSYVINARLSEKSAKGYSKFAQLSREMLQKITHIAVQNSNDAQRFINLGLAESAMSITGSIKFDLDIAPELQEKAKQLKEQLSQQNSRRIFIAASTHPGEDEIILEAFKIIRHTIKDCLLVLAPRHPNRAQDIQTLCQQSGYSSIFRSENITPDSSTDVLIGDTLGELLLFFGAADLAFIGGSFVDNGGHNYIEPAAWELPVLSGPSTFNFAEITNLLLAAGGMAITANAEELAEQTVQLLSDEQLHIKMGSAAKGVAEENRGALKRLLTYLDSQLLDK is encoded by the coding sequence ATGAAGTTACCGATGCGCTCGCTGTATTCCCTCGCTTTTTCAGTCATGCTACCTGCAGTGTTTATTAAGCTTTGGCGTAGAGGGAAAACCCAACCGGCCTATCGCCAGCGATGGAAAGAACGACTCGGCCTTATTGATTACCCCAAATTAAATCAACAACCGATTTGGATTCACACCGTATCGGTCGGAGAGTTTTTAGCGGCACGTCCGGTTATCCAGCATATTCTGGATACATACAACGCACCCGTTGTTGTCACCACCATGACTCCCACGGGCTCAGAGCAAGTGGTAAAAGCATTCGCTGATCAGGTTTATCACTGCTACCTACCCTACGACTTGCCCTATTTACTGTCTCCATTTTTTAGCACACTCAAACCTAAAGCCGTCATCATCATGGAAACCGAGCTGTGGCCAAACCTGATTGATGGCTGCCATAAGCGGCAAATACCAAGCTACGTTATTAATGCGCGGCTATCCGAAAAATCCGCAAAGGGGTACAGCAAGTTCGCTCAACTTTCGCGAGAGATGCTGCAAAAAATAACGCACATTGCCGTACAAAATAGTAACGATGCGCAACGGTTCATTAATTTAGGCTTGGCGGAATCCGCCATGTCAATCACCGGCAGCATCAAGTTCGATCTGGATATCGCCCCAGAACTTCAAGAAAAAGCCAAACAATTAAAAGAACAACTCAGCCAACAAAACAGCCGCCGAATTTTTATCGCGGCCAGCACCCACCCAGGTGAAGACGAAATTATTCTTGAAGCATTTAAAATCATTCGACACACCATCAAAGACTGTTTATTGGTGCTTGCTCCCCGACATCCCAATAGAGCCCAGGATATACAAACACTCTGCCAACAATCCGGCTATAGCAGCATTTTTCGCAGCGAGAATATCACGCCGGATTCATCCACAGATGTTTTAATTGGCGATACTCTTGGCGAACTGTTACTTTTTTTTGGCGCTGCAGATCTAGCCTTCATTGGTGGCAGCTTCGTTGACAATGGTGGTCACAACTATATTGAACCCGCAGCCTGGGAACTGCCTGTGCTCAGCGGCCCAAGCACATTTAACTTTGCAGAAATCACCAACCTCTTGCTCGCAGCAGGCGGTATGGCAATCACTGCGAACGCAGAAGAACTTGCAGAACAAACTGTTCAACTTCTTTCAGACGAGCAACTTCACATTAAAATGGGATCAGCAGCCAAAGGCGTTGCGGAAGAAAACAGAGGCGCACTAAAAAGACTACTAACCTATTTGGACTCGCAACTTCTCGATAAGTAA